A genomic region of Luteolibacter sp. Y139 contains the following coding sequences:
- a CDS encoding TetR/AcrR family transcriptional regulator, translated as MKRTRALLFQALQELLAEKGFEAISMQDIAERSTLNRGTIYLHYKDKFALLEALIEEKFRTLLEARMAGSSGGCPAALRQLILAVSDFFGNVGGGCSAHRGLFEPMVETAVRGVVRAFLLTGLEHSTRVTSRTDAELRATAATWAICGTVMEWSRTRPITAEELADAVQPLVAGGLFLDGKAPATPVCASVARSE; from the coding sequence GTGAAGCGGACCCGTGCCCTGCTATTCCAGGCCTTGCAGGAGCTGCTTGCGGAGAAGGGATTCGAGGCGATCTCGATGCAGGACATCGCCGAGCGATCGACGCTCAACCGCGGCACGATCTACCTCCACTACAAGGACAAGTTCGCGCTGCTCGAGGCGCTGATCGAAGAGAAGTTCCGTACCCTGCTCGAAGCCCGGATGGCAGGTTCGTCCGGTGGCTGTCCCGCCGCCTTGCGACAGCTGATCCTCGCGGTCAGCGACTTCTTCGGAAACGTGGGCGGCGGCTGCTCGGCTCATCGGGGTCTCTTCGAGCCGATGGTCGAAACCGCTGTCCGCGGAGTCGTGAGGGCCTTCCTGCTGACGGGCTTGGAGCACAGCACCAGGGTCACCTCCCGCACCGACGCGGAGCTCCGCGCCACCGCGGCCACCTGGGCGATCTGCGGCACCGTCATGGAATGGAGCCGTACCCGCCCGATCACCGCCGAGGAACTCGCCGACGCGGTGCAACCCCTGGTAGCCGGCGGGCTATTCCTGGATGGGAAAGCACCCGCGACGCCAGTCTGCGCGAGCGTCGCCCGGTCAGAATGA
- a CDS encoding FMN-dependent NADH-azoreductase codes for MKLLHIDSSITGNASVSRLLTAELVQNQKSLHPGLEVVYRDLAATPLQHLSGNHLAAAHGGDGAGADLAEGAAILEEFLAADIVVIGAPMYNFSVPSQLKAWIDRLAVQGKTFRYSEKGAEGLAGGKKVWIASSRGASFAGGPLQALDHQESYLQAFLGFLGITEIKVIRAENLGRTDQREKSIEAARSEIAALAA; via the coding sequence ATGAAACTGCTCCACATCGATTCCAGCATCACGGGCAATGCCTCCGTCAGCCGCCTCCTGACCGCGGAACTCGTTCAAAATCAGAAATCCTTGCACCCAGGTCTCGAGGTCGTTTACCGCGATCTGGCGGCGACTCCTCTCCAGCATCTTTCGGGGAATCACCTTGCGGCTGCTCACGGCGGCGACGGTGCCGGGGCGGATTTGGCGGAGGGAGCGGCGATTCTGGAGGAGTTTCTGGCCGCGGACATCGTGGTGATCGGGGCTCCGATGTACAATTTCTCCGTCCCGAGCCAGCTGAAGGCCTGGATCGACCGTCTGGCGGTTCAGGGAAAAACCTTCCGGTATTCGGAGAAGGGGGCGGAGGGCTTGGCAGGGGGCAAAAAGGTATGGATCGCCTCGTCCCGTGGCGCCTCATTCGCCGGTGGGCCCTTGCAAGCGCTCGATCACCAGGAGAGCTACCTGCAGGCCTTCCTCGGCTTCCTTGGAATCACCGAGATCAAGGTCATCCGCGCCGAGAACCTGGGTCGCACCGACCAGCGCGAGAAATCGATCGAAGCCGCACGCAGCGAGATCGCCGCGCTGGCAGCCTGA
- a CDS encoding thiol-disulfide oxidoreductase DCC family protein, which yields MELPDTIEGIEVFYDGRCGMCCTFHEWVARQPRAFRIGFVPYQSPDAEKVFPGLGALDPAREMVVRTSEGEIFRGAQAWVWCLYSCANHQEAARRLGGKHLLPVAVHACHVLAANRHSLSKVFFRKKDQQVRKELHRMETVVCADGYCVTK from the coding sequence ATGGAACTGCCGGACACGATCGAAGGAATTGAGGTTTTCTATGATGGCCGCTGTGGGATGTGCTGCACCTTCCATGAGTGGGTCGCCCGCCAGCCGCGGGCATTCCGGATTGGATTCGTTCCCTACCAATCGCCGGATGCGGAGAAAGTGTTCCCGGGTTTAGGCGCGCTGGACCCGGCGCGGGAGATGGTGGTGAGGACGAGTGAAGGAGAGATCTTCCGGGGAGCGCAGGCTTGGGTGTGGTGCCTCTACAGCTGCGCGAATCATCAGGAAGCCGCCCGCCGCTTGGGAGGAAAGCACCTGCTACCGGTTGCCGTTCATGCCTGCCACGTCCTCGCGGCGAATCGCCATTCGCTAAGCAAGGTCTTCTTCCGGAAGAAGGACCAGCAGGTTCGGAAGGAACTGCACCGGATGGAGACGGTCGTCTGCGCGGATGGCTACTGCGTGACGAAGTGA
- a CDS encoding MBOAT family protein: MMWVIPALVVTGIAAGPMFAEVRTVWIRRLVGWLLLAVLMIGADQVLIGEAPLMRMIGICCVLLAAMKGLVYAEWAGPQKLPMSHYAVFAFLWFGMDPGSFQTRRRGLEWKGDVALGLLLMMLGTLGAGIVWAMGWRQILIMFVPMSLGFHFGALRVLKGALRAAGFPVRTLFPNVLEARGIGDFWSKRWNVGYSQMMQRLVGRPVQKRWGETAGVMAVFVGSGLLHELAIALPVRPGLGLPTAYFTLHGLLTLLERKLGRPIGKIPALLAVMVPMGILFPPAFQHEVIARCLGVFDLLRSWIS, translated from the coding sequence ATGATGTGGGTGATTCCAGCTCTGGTGGTGACGGGCATCGCGGCGGGTCCGATGTTTGCGGAAGTCCGGACGGTGTGGATAAGGAGGCTCGTTGGCTGGTTGCTGCTCGCTGTCCTGATGATAGGAGCGGATCAGGTCTTGATCGGCGAGGCGCCGCTGATGCGGATGATCGGCATCTGCTGCGTGCTGCTCGCCGCGATGAAAGGCCTCGTCTATGCGGAGTGGGCAGGTCCGCAGAAGCTTCCGATGTCGCATTACGCGGTGTTTGCGTTCCTGTGGTTCGGGATGGACCCGGGCAGCTTCCAAACCCGGCGCAGGGGTCTGGAGTGGAAGGGAGATGTCGCGCTCGGCCTGCTGCTGATGATGCTGGGGACGCTCGGTGCCGGGATCGTTTGGGCCATGGGGTGGCGGCAGATCCTCATCATGTTTGTTCCCATGAGCCTCGGCTTTCACTTCGGGGCGCTGCGGGTCTTGAAGGGAGCCTTGCGCGCGGCGGGATTCCCGGTGCGGACACTATTTCCCAATGTCCTCGAAGCACGCGGCATCGGTGACTTTTGGAGCAAGCGCTGGAATGTCGGCTACTCGCAGATGATGCAACGGCTCGTGGGGCGTCCGGTGCAAAAGAGGTGGGGGGAAACTGCCGGTGTGATGGCAGTGTTCGTTGGTTCGGGCTTGTTGCATGAACTCGCCATCGCCCTTCCGGTAAGGCCGGGGCTGGGGCTCCCGACCGCGTATTTCACGCTCCACGGGCTGCTGACCCTGCTGGAAAGAAAGCTCGGCCGGCCAATCGGGAAAATCCCCGCTCTGCTGGCGGTCATGGTGCCTATGGGCATCCTTTTCCCTCCGGCCTTTCAACATGAGGTGATCGCCAGATGCCTCGGTGTTTTCGACCTTCTGAGAAGCTGGATCAGCTAA
- a CDS encoding AMP-binding protein → MVSTLVPPVATVSTRKPQFFTTLESHGDRVAIVLPDGSPVSYRDLAERADGYARQFSRKRQLLVIEMRNDIEAIAAYLGALRSGTPVILAAEGSTSREHPIIATFRPEKAVVCGANGWEVEVRDEHEDVDGLHPDLAVMLSTSGTTGSPKLVKLSHANLHENACSIAEYLELTPERRAITNLPLHYSYGLSVLNSHLSAGASIVLTELSVVDEAFWQIVRREQVTDLPGVPYTYELFEKVGLRSDPPPSLRVMTQAGGRLPPNLVSDYAEFARSRGIRFFVMYGQTEATARMAYLPPEQTLENSDCIGVAIPRGKFEIRDEAGHAIRKPGASGELVYQGPNVMMGYGLKREDLAAPAKLTELLTGDIAQWSDSGLVKIVGRSSRFSKIAGLRIGLDDVERILRESGRRAYAAGTDEFVAVALIDGSDAASARQLLAERCKLPAHHLIVFNLDGAPTLPSGKIDYVRVRTMGEEFHRKEAAEAATGDDPVRTLYGKALGISQIDDDASFSTLGGDSLSYMVVSRGLEKMLGSLPQHWERITVRDIDRLRQERVLNPVKGKAISTLSIDAVLRLIAISTIFIGHGSPDHTMWLRGGTTILFCLAGYSLCRFQREQFLSGKVLPAIQGAFQRIVVPYLLLMTVLLFGQHIPPHPAWWSLTSVFFIDTSHREILYSYWFIEALVHCLLIVCGLFLIPPVRRWAKAQPFGSGLALTGVGVLAFWLGRHSFGSEEFSHKFDGWLYVYMLGWTFALASKAWQKALLVAIGGVVVVQQFGLESSRPYWFVAALVVLAIIKEIRLPAWIGGAVSQLAAASYMAYLAHPLVLHITKFVLPKHFAFFHDNVPAAIILTYLGTLAAGLVGTVIWQQISTLVSALLSRRSEQVVA, encoded by the coding sequence ATGGTATCAACGCTCGTTCCCCCCGTTGCGACGGTTTCCACGCGGAAACCGCAGTTTTTTACCACCCTGGAGTCCCATGGCGACCGGGTGGCGATTGTCCTCCCTGACGGTAGCCCTGTATCGTATCGCGACCTCGCGGAGCGGGCCGACGGCTATGCACGGCAGTTCTCCCGGAAGCGGCAGCTGCTGGTGATCGAGATGCGCAACGATATCGAGGCGATTGCCGCGTATCTCGGCGCGCTCCGGTCCGGCACGCCGGTCATCCTTGCCGCGGAAGGTTCCACCTCCAGGGAGCATCCCATCATCGCCACCTTCCGGCCGGAAAAGGCCGTGGTCTGTGGCGCGAATGGCTGGGAAGTCGAAGTTCGCGACGAGCATGAGGACGTCGACGGGCTCCACCCCGACCTCGCGGTGATGCTTTCCACCTCTGGCACCACCGGCAGCCCGAAGCTGGTGAAGCTTTCCCACGCGAACCTCCACGAGAACGCGTGCTCGATCGCCGAATACCTGGAACTCACCCCGGAACGCCGCGCGATCACGAACCTGCCGCTGCACTACTCCTACGGCCTGTCGGTGCTGAATTCGCACCTCTCCGCCGGGGCCTCGATCGTGCTCACCGAGCTGTCGGTGGTGGATGAAGCTTTCTGGCAGATCGTCCGCCGCGAGCAGGTGACCGACTTGCCGGGCGTGCCCTACACCTACGAACTCTTCGAGAAGGTCGGCCTGCGTTCCGACCCACCACCTAGCCTGCGGGTGATGACTCAGGCCGGCGGACGCCTGCCCCCGAACCTGGTGAGCGACTACGCCGAATTCGCCCGCAGCCGCGGCATTCGCTTCTTCGTGATGTATGGCCAGACCGAGGCGACCGCCCGCATGGCCTACCTGCCGCCGGAGCAGACACTGGAAAATTCCGACTGCATCGGCGTGGCCATTCCGCGCGGGAAATTCGAGATCCGCGACGAGGCCGGCCATGCCATCCGCAAGCCGGGTGCCTCCGGCGAGCTGGTCTATCAAGGCCCCAACGTGATGATGGGCTATGGCTTGAAGCGCGAGGACCTCGCCGCTCCCGCCAAGCTCACCGAGCTGCTAACCGGCGACATCGCCCAGTGGTCCGACTCCGGACTGGTGAAGATCGTCGGCCGCTCCAGCCGCTTCAGCAAGATCGCCGGCCTGCGCATCGGGCTGGATGACGTCGAGCGCATCCTCCGCGAATCCGGCCGCCGCGCCTATGCCGCAGGCACCGACGAATTCGTGGCAGTGGCCCTGATCGATGGATCGGACGCCGCGAGCGCCCGCCAGCTTCTGGCAGAGCGCTGCAAGCTGCCGGCCCATCACCTGATCGTCTTCAATCTCGATGGCGCGCCGACCTTGCCTTCGGGGAAAATCGACTACGTCCGGGTTCGCACCATGGGTGAGGAGTTCCACCGCAAGGAGGCCGCTGAAGCCGCCACCGGCGACGACCCCGTCCGCACGCTCTACGGGAAGGCGCTCGGGATCTCGCAGATCGATGACGACGCGAGCTTCTCAACGCTGGGCGGCGATTCGCTGTCCTACATGGTCGTCTCGCGCGGCTTGGAAAAGATGCTCGGTTCCCTGCCGCAGCACTGGGAGCGGATCACCGTGCGTGACATCGACCGGCTGCGTCAGGAACGCGTGCTCAATCCGGTGAAGGGCAAGGCGATCTCCACCTTGTCGATCGATGCCGTGCTGCGGCTGATCGCGATCTCGACCATTTTCATCGGCCACGGTTCGCCCGATCACACCATGTGGTTGCGCGGCGGGACCACCATCCTGTTCTGCCTGGCCGGTTACTCGCTGTGCCGGTTCCAGCGCGAGCAGTTCCTTTCCGGGAAAGTGTTGCCGGCGATCCAAGGGGCCTTCCAGCGTATCGTGGTTCCCTACCTGCTGCTGATGACCGTGCTGCTGTTCGGGCAGCACATACCGCCCCATCCGGCGTGGTGGTCGCTGACCAGCGTGTTCTTCATCGATACCTCCCACCGCGAAATTCTGTACTCGTACTGGTTCATCGAGGCGCTGGTGCACTGCCTGCTGATCGTCTGCGGGCTATTCCTGATCCCGCCGGTGCGGAGATGGGCGAAGGCCCAGCCTTTCGGGAGCGGCCTGGCATTGACCGGGGTGGGGGTGCTGGCGTTCTGGCTGGGACGGCACTCCTTCGGCAGCGAGGAATTCTCGCACAAGTTCGATGGCTGGCTCTATGTCTACATGCTGGGCTGGACCTTCGCGCTTGCCTCAAAGGCTTGGCAAAAGGCCTTGCTGGTGGCCATCGGCGGCGTGGTGGTGGTGCAGCAATTCGGCCTCGAGAGCAGTCGGCCTTATTGGTTCGTCGCCGCGCTGGTGGTGCTGGCGATCATCAAGGAAATCCGCCTGCCCGCCTGGATCGGAGGGGCGGTTTCCCAGCTCGCGGCGGCCAGCTACATGGCCTACCTGGCCCATCCGCTCGTCCTTCACATCACGAAATTCGTGCTGCCGAAGCATTTCGCGTTCTTCCACGACAATGTCCCGGCTGCGATCATTCTGACCTACTTGGGCACCCTGGCCGCCGGTTTGGTCGGAACAGTGATCTGGCAGCAGATTTCCACCCTCGTCTCAGCGCTTCTCAGCCGCCGGTCGGAGCAGGTTGTTGCCTGA
- the recJ gene encoding single-stranded-DNA-specific exonuclease RecJ: MRAPPADWILRGDPFHSNGNGRGHAFPAILEHLIRQRGLPAGDDLETFLRPKLRDLADPFEVTEMRPAVERILRAVDRGEKVCIYGDYDVDGVTSIAVMRRLLHAYGLEPRHFIPRRSSEGYGLSCAALARCMVEGPKPDLLIAVDCGTVSLDEIAALRSDGVDVIVVDHHEPSPRGRPDVVALVNPKCGSGPTYLCAAGVCFKLAHAMVKERPAPNFDLKELLELVAVATIADIVPMIGENRLLVRHGLKRLPLTLNPGLQALQEVSGMNGKATSMDVGFRIGPRLNAAGRMDVPEDALATLLTDCKRLARTLAEKLDDYNKRRQTHETQIRREAMEMLMATFDPVRDPVIVLGSRTWHPGVVGIVASRLMRQFHKPTFVVAIDAEGVGKGSGRSIEGVSLVQAINACRGHLLAGGGHDMAAGLSIAEDNMDAFRSDFADFVLSNTAPEQRQPKLCVDAEISFDQLSLEFLADYELLQPFGNGNPQPIFMARSVHLSRPPVHMKNQHLRLNLRQGYHEQDAVFFGGGEVALPDPPWDIAFTIDRNCFRGRTTLQIIIQDVRAAQ; the protein is encoded by the coding sequence ATGCGCGCTCCTCCCGCCGACTGGATTCTCCGCGGCGACCCTTTCCACTCCAATGGAAACGGTCGGGGCCACGCCTTTCCAGCCATCCTGGAGCATTTGATACGCCAGCGGGGCCTCCCGGCTGGTGACGATCTCGAAACCTTTCTCCGCCCGAAACTGCGAGATCTGGCCGACCCTTTTGAGGTCACGGAGATGCGGCCGGCCGTCGAGCGCATCCTCCGCGCAGTCGATCGGGGCGAAAAGGTCTGCATTTACGGCGATTATGACGTGGATGGCGTCACCTCGATCGCGGTGATGCGCCGCCTGCTTCACGCCTATGGGCTGGAGCCACGGCATTTCATCCCGCGGCGTAGCAGTGAGGGCTACGGGCTGAGCTGTGCCGCGCTGGCCCGCTGCATGGTCGAGGGCCCGAAGCCGGACCTGCTGATCGCGGTCGATTGCGGCACCGTTTCGCTGGATGAAATTGCCGCCCTGCGGTCCGATGGGGTCGACGTCATCGTGGTGGATCACCACGAGCCCAGCCCCCGTGGCCGCCCGGACGTGGTCGCGCTGGTAAATCCCAAGTGCGGCAGTGGTCCGACCTATCTGTGCGCCGCCGGCGTCTGCTTCAAGCTGGCCCACGCCATGGTCAAGGAGCGGCCGGCACCGAATTTCGATCTCAAGGAACTGCTTGAACTGGTGGCGGTTGCGACCATCGCTGACATCGTCCCGATGATCGGGGAAAATCGCCTGCTCGTCCGCCACGGGCTCAAGCGCCTGCCGCTGACCCTCAATCCGGGCCTCCAGGCACTCCAGGAAGTCTCGGGCATGAATGGCAAGGCGACCTCGATGGACGTCGGCTTCCGGATCGGCCCGCGCCTGAATGCTGCCGGCCGCATGGACGTGCCGGAAGACGCGCTGGCTACCCTGCTGACCGACTGCAAGAGGCTCGCCCGGACGCTCGCGGAGAAGCTCGACGACTATAACAAGCGCCGCCAGACTCACGAGACCCAGATCCGTCGCGAGGCGATGGAGATGCTGATGGCGACTTTTGATCCGGTAAGGGACCCCGTCATCGTGCTCGGCTCACGGACCTGGCATCCCGGCGTCGTGGGCATCGTCGCGTCGCGGCTGATGCGGCAATTCCACAAGCCCACGTTTGTCGTGGCCATTGATGCCGAAGGTGTTGGCAAGGGCAGCGGACGTAGCATCGAGGGCGTCTCGCTGGTTCAGGCGATCAATGCCTGCCGCGGGCACCTGCTCGCCGGCGGTGGTCATGACATGGCGGCCGGTCTCTCCATTGCCGAGGACAACATGGACGCTTTCCGCTCGGACTTCGCCGACTTCGTCCTGAGCAATACCGCCCCGGAGCAGCGCCAGCCCAAGTTGTGCGTGGATGCTGAAATCTCCTTTGATCAGCTCTCGCTGGAATTCCTCGCCGACTACGAGCTGCTCCAGCCCTTCGGCAATGGCAACCCGCAGCCGATCTTCATGGCCCGCAGCGTCCACCTTAGCCGCCCGCCGGTGCACATGAAGAACCAGCACCTGCGCCTGAACCTTCGCCAGGGCTACCACGAGCAGGATGCCGTCTTTTTCGGTGGCGGCGAAGTCGCCCTGCCTGATCCGCCGTGGGACATTGCATTTACCATCGACCGCAACTGCTTCCGCGGCCGGACGACCTTGCAGATCATCATCCAGGACGTGCGGGCGGCGCAGTGA
- a CDS encoding aminoacyl-tRNA deacylase — protein sequence MLSKKLKAFLDARNVKYITITHSPAFTAAEIARNAHVPPDVLAKTVMVTLDGALAMAVVPSNRRLRLEELHDLAATDDVELAPEYLFKRRFPDCEPGAMPPFGNLYDMSTYVSPDLAAEGEIVFNAGSHIELIKMSWHDYERLVRPRVARLTV from the coding sequence ATGCTATCGAAAAAACTCAAAGCCTTCCTCGACGCGAGGAACGTCAAATACATCACCATCACCCACTCACCTGCTTTCACGGCTGCCGAGATCGCACGGAATGCCCATGTGCCTCCCGACGTCCTGGCAAAGACCGTCATGGTAACGCTCGACGGGGCTTTGGCCATGGCTGTGGTGCCGTCAAACCGACGGCTAAGGCTGGAAGAACTGCACGACTTGGCCGCTACCGATGATGTGGAGCTGGCTCCCGAGTATCTTTTCAAGCGCCGCTTCCCAGACTGCGAGCCCGGGGCGATGCCGCCCTTTGGAAATCTCTACGACATGTCCACCTACGTCTCCCCGGACTTGGCGGCGGAAGGAGAGATCGTCTTCAACGCCGGCTCGCATATCGAGCTGATCAAGATGTCATGGCACGACTACGAGCGGCTGGTGAGGCCGCGGGTAGCGAGATTGACGGTGTGA
- the lpxK gene encoding tetraacyldisaccharide 4'-kinase, with amino-acid sequence MKETLAELERWGADVIFGRAKGFRASMMRLAMSLLSGVYRGVVQARLLVYRRRWRQQHHLGTLVVSIGNLTVGGTGKTPVVELLARTLRDEGRRVAILSRGYKSRRLKTPQNWKDKDGNKLPAEKMPKVVSTGRALLLDSKFAGDEPFMLARNLNNVAVVVDKDRVKGGRFAVGQLGADTLVLDDGLQYLHLAHGIDIVLVDRSAPFGTGAILPRGTLREPPRNLCRASYILITKCDGTSNDALIERLRRYNRVAPIIECTHGPRYLEEVFTGERQELDFLKDKWTAAISGIAVPEGFERSVEKLGARVEIRRRFSDHHRFSRREIDKFMERCIERDMELVVTTEKDAVRFPKPKELTVPIYFLRIEVEILKGHDAWSDLIARLCHPGAPGDPVLRHRDAYAM; translated from the coding sequence ATGAAGGAAACGCTGGCCGAACTTGAGCGTTGGGGCGCCGACGTGATCTTCGGTCGCGCCAAGGGCTTTCGCGCCAGCATGATGCGGCTCGCGATGAGCCTGCTCTCCGGCGTTTATCGCGGCGTGGTCCAGGCGCGGCTGCTCGTTTACCGGCGTCGCTGGCGACAGCAGCATCACCTCGGCACGCTCGTCGTCAGCATCGGCAACCTCACGGTGGGTGGAACGGGAAAGACACCAGTGGTCGAGCTGCTCGCCCGCACCCTGCGCGATGAAGGCCGCCGGGTCGCGATCCTCAGCCGCGGCTACAAGAGCCGCCGCCTGAAGACTCCCCAGAATTGGAAGGACAAGGACGGCAACAAGCTGCCCGCCGAGAAGATGCCGAAGGTGGTCTCCACCGGTCGGGCGCTCCTGCTCGACTCGAAGTTCGCCGGTGACGAGCCCTTCATGCTCGCTCGCAATCTCAACAACGTGGCCGTGGTCGTGGACAAGGACCGCGTGAAAGGCGGCCGCTTCGCCGTCGGCCAGCTCGGCGCGGACACGTTGGTGCTGGATGATGGCCTCCAGTATCTCCACCTCGCTCACGGCATCGATATCGTGCTGGTGGACCGCAGCGCCCCCTTTGGCACCGGCGCGATCCTGCCACGCGGCACCCTGCGCGAACCACCGCGCAATCTCTGCCGCGCCAGCTACATCCTCATCACGAAGTGCGATGGCACGTCAAATGACGCGCTCATCGAACGCCTCCGCCGTTACAATCGGGTCGCGCCGATCATCGAGTGCACCCACGGCCCGCGCTATCTTGAGGAAGTCTTCACCGGCGAGCGCCAGGAGCTCGATTTCCTGAAGGACAAGTGGACTGCTGCGATCAGCGGGATCGCGGTGCCGGAAGGCTTCGAGCGTAGCGTGGAGAAGCTCGGTGCGCGCGTGGAAATCCGCCGGCGCTTCTCCGATCACCATCGCTTCTCACGCCGCGAGATCGACAAATTCATGGAGCGCTGCATCGAGCGCGACATGGAGCTGGTGGTCACCACCGAAAAGGACGCCGTGCGTTTTCCGAAGCCGAAGGAACTCACCGTGCCGATCTATTTCCTCCGCATCGAGGTGGAGATCCTCAAGGGCCACGATGCATGGAGTGATTTGATCGCGAGGCTTTGCCATCCCGGTGCACCGGGTGATCCGGTGCTGAGACATCGTGACGCCTACGCGATGTAG
- a CDS encoding DUF2459 domain-containing protein: MCLPLRPLVATVLIAASTRLPAPETSIGAGPGTVRIYLLADPWHTGLAFELHWLEEWGYIKPTEIGTHEFVSMSWGNEVAYVQERWLTPGQVLRALFTPSPSVMECIPFDWKVEEVCLHQRIYVAEVPESSGAALAGFLNAHTARSRDGTPITIAPSSWGDGRLIRCPRDLPYDIFRMCNNWTAEALAATGLSIDTKRVLTAIDVIDQATSEANGFRLIWNPSRP; the protein is encoded by the coding sequence ATGTGCCTTCCCCTCCGGCCTTTGGTTGCCACCGTGCTGATCGCCGCCAGCACCCGCTTGCCGGCCCCCGAGACGTCCATCGGGGCAGGCCCTGGCACCGTTCGCATCTATCTGTTGGCGGACCCCTGGCATACCGGCTTGGCCTTCGAACTCCACTGGCTTGAAGAATGGGGCTACATCAAGCCGACGGAAATCGGCACCCATGAGTTTGTTTCGATGAGCTGGGGCAATGAAGTCGCGTACGTGCAGGAGCGTTGGCTCACCCCGGGTCAGGTCTTGCGCGCCTTGTTCACCCCTTCACCCTCCGTGATGGAGTGCATTCCATTCGACTGGAAGGTTGAGGAAGTTTGCCTTCACCAACGCATCTACGTGGCGGAAGTCCCGGAATCCTCCGGGGCGGCGCTTGCCGGATTTCTCAATGCCCATACGGCGCGGAGCCGTGACGGGACGCCGATTACGATTGCGCCGTCGAGCTGGGGCGATGGTCGCTTGATCCGCTGCCCCCGGGACCTCCCCTATGACATCTTCCGGATGTGCAACAATTGGACGGCGGAAGCCCTGGCTGCCACCGGCCTGTCGATCGACACCAAAAGAGTTCTGACGGCCATCGACGTGATCGATCAGGCAACCTCCGAAGCGAATGGATTCCGCCTGATTTGGAATCCATCGCGTCCGTGA
- a CDS encoding HEAT repeat domain-containing protein translates to MKWTIGSVFGLVLAIAILIAGSVWIEHRHPYDDPARAWFPRTQRLVTGPIVVALGRQIQSHYRRQIEAKYMKTGLSLRETIERFLDEGTDLAARRDFAFRLAREGTPEALAALQHVLGTASPADLEHMLWLIGRAGNPATIPLLESLVRHTDESVARAAIRALGLIGNDTAVRLVADLLANPTCPEALRIEAAVTLGTVQTTTAQLALTETFARLPSGEVASEILHGLGRYDFDRVAPVFRSYLSSPTASGELRIVAVEALAKSSADAVPFLLEVARADTDPEVRASAAWAISTHQTAERFGNRLTEMAEDEAEVEVRRRLYEAMVNQSDTSAGRIFPLVLAEEDTAARIAGLNALGASVHQDPSSSAALDFDERLVPELQRLATSPNSLNLQIRAVFALRRAGTPAAREALARIESDAPPQVASAARNGLRAASP, encoded by the coding sequence GTGAAATGGACCATCGGGAGCGTATTCGGCCTTGTGCTCGCAATCGCAATCTTGATTGCCGGCAGTGTCTGGATCGAGCACCGCCATCCCTACGACGATCCGGCACGCGCATGGTTCCCGAGGACCCAGCGCTTGGTCACCGGGCCGATCGTCGTGGCACTCGGGAGACAAATTCAGAGTCACTACCGCCGCCAGATCGAGGCGAAGTACATGAAGACGGGCCTGAGCCTGCGGGAAACAATCGAGCGTTTCCTTGATGAAGGAACCGACCTCGCAGCGCGGCGCGATTTTGCGTTCCGGCTAGCGCGCGAGGGCACTCCGGAGGCGCTGGCCGCATTGCAACATGTGCTCGGGACCGCATCTCCCGCGGATCTGGAGCACATGCTTTGGCTTATCGGCCGCGCGGGGAACCCGGCCACGATACCACTGCTCGAGTCGCTGGTGCGCCATACCGATGAATCCGTGGCCCGCGCGGCAATCCGGGCGCTCGGGTTGATCGGCAATGACACTGCCGTGCGGCTCGTGGCAGACTTGCTTGCCAATCCAACGTGCCCGGAGGCGCTGCGCATTGAAGCCGCGGTCACCCTGGGAACTGTCCAGACGACGACCGCGCAGCTTGCGTTGACCGAGACTTTTGCCCGATTGCCTTCCGGAGAAGTTGCTTCAGAGATTCTCCACGGCCTCGGCCGCTATGATTTCGACCGCGTGGCTCCGGTCTTCCGCAGCTATCTTTCGTCTCCCACCGCCAGTGGTGAGTTGAGAATCGTGGCGGTGGAGGCTCTTGCCAAGTCATCGGCTGATGCCGTCCCGTTCCTGCTCGAAGTCGCTCGCGCCGACACCGATCCGGAAGTCCGCGCTTCCGCCGCGTGGGCGATCAGCACCCACCAGACCGCCGAGCGATTTGGCAATCGCTTGACCGAGATGGCAGAGGACGAAGCGGAGGTCGAGGTCCGGCGGCGTCTGTACGAAGCCATGGTCAACCAGTCCGACACATCGGCCGGGCGGATCTTTCCTCTGGTACTGGCCGAGGAGGACACCGCCGCCAGGATCGCCGGGCTCAACGCCCTTGGCGCATCCGTCCATCAGGACCCGTCTTCCTCCGCGGCGCTGGACTTCGACGAAAGGCTGGTTCCGGAGCTCCAGCGTCTCGCGACCTCGCCCAACAGTCTCAATCTTCAAATCCGCGCCGTATTCGCTTTACGGCGCGCCGGCACTCCGGCGGCGCGCGAGGCGCTCGCCCGGATCGAAAGCGACGCCCCCCCTCAAGTCGCCTCCGCTGCCCGTAACGGGCTGCGTGCGGCCAGCCCCTGA